A genomic segment from Flavobacterium litorale encodes:
- the lpdA gene encoding dihydrolipoyl dehydrogenase, whose product MSSFDVVVIGSGPGGYVSAIRCAQLGFNTAIIEKYPTLGGTCLNVGCIPSKALLDSSHHYHDATKHFTEHGIDIAGEIKVNLEQMIARKQGVVDQNVSGVKYLMDKNKITVLEGVGSFEDATHVKVTKNDGSSETIEAKNVIIATGSKPATLPFIEIDKERIITSTEALKMKEVPKHLVIIGGGVIGLELGQVYLRLGAKVSVIEYLDRIIPGMDASLSKELTKVLKKQGMKFYTKHKVKSVARNGDEVKVEAENAKGETITLDGDYALVSVGRRAFTEGLDAEKAGVTINDKGMVEVNEHLQTSASNIYAIGDVVRGAMLAHKAEEEGVFVAETLAGQKPHIDYNLIPGVVYTWPEVAAVGKTEEELKEAGVEYKSGSFPFKALGRSRASMDTDGFVKILADAKTDEVLGVHMIGARTADLIAEAVTAMEFRASAEDISRMSHAHPTYAEGVKEAALAATDNRPIHM is encoded by the coding sequence ATGAGTTCATTCGACGTAGTCGTTATAGGTTCTGGTCCTGGTGGTTATGTATCAGCCATACGATGTGCACAACTAGGTTTCAATACTGCAATAATCGAGAAATACCCAACACTTGGCGGTACTTGCCTTAACGTAGGGTGTATTCCATCTAAAGCACTTTTAGATTCTTCGCACCATTACCATGATGCTACGAAACACTTTACAGAACACGGTATTGATATTGCCGGAGAAATAAAGGTAAACTTAGAGCAAATGATTGCTCGTAAACAAGGCGTTGTAGACCAAAATGTTAGCGGTGTTAAATATCTTATGGATAAAAATAAGATTACTGTTTTAGAAGGCGTAGGCTCTTTTGAGGATGCTACACACGTAAAAGTAACCAAAAACGACGGTTCGTCTGAAACGATAGAAGCAAAAAACGTAATTATTGCAACAGGATCAAAACCTGCAACGTTGCCTTTTATAGAAATTGACAAAGAAAGAATTATAACATCTACCGAAGCCCTGAAAATGAAAGAAGTACCTAAACATCTTGTAATTATAGGTGGTGGGGTTATTGGTTTAGAGCTTGGGCAGGTATACCTGCGTTTAGGTGCAAAAGTATCGGTAATAGAGTATTTAGACAGAATTATACCTGGTATGGATGCCTCATTATCCAAAGAACTTACCAAAGTGCTTAAAAAACAAGGTATGAAGTTTTATACCAAACATAAAGTAAAATCGGTAGCGCGCAATGGCGACGAGGTTAAAGTAGAAGCCGAAAATGCAAAAGGTGAAACCATTACTTTAGATGGCGATTATGCTTTGGTATCGGTAGGACGACGTGCGTTTACAGAGGGGCTTGATGCTGAAAAAGCAGGAGTTACCATTAATGATAAAGGAATGGTAGAGGTAAACGAACACTTGCAAACTAGTGCATCAAACATATATGCTATAGGCGATGTAGTGCGTGGCGCAATGCTAGCACACAAAGCAGAGGAAGAGGGTGTATTTGTTGCAGAAACCCTTGCAGGACAAAAACCACACATTGATTATAATCTAATACCAGGTGTAGTGTACACATGGCCAGAAGTTGCTGCTGTAGGTAAAACAGAAGAAGAACTTAAAGAGGCAGGTGTTGAATACAAATCGGGAAGTTTCCCTTTCAAAGCCCTAGGGCGCTCGCGTGCCAGTATGGATACTGATGGGTTTGTAAAAATACTTGCTGATGCCAAAACCGATGAAGTATTGGGAGTACACATGATAGGTGCCCGTACTGCCGACCTTATTGCCGAAGCTGTTACAGCTATGGAATTTAGAGCCTCTGCCGAAGATATCTCGAGAATGAGCCATGCACACCCAACATATGCCGAAGGTGTTAAAGAAGCGGCACTTGCAGCTACAGATAACCGACCTATACACATGTAA
- a CDS encoding phosphoribosyl-AMP cyclohydrolase, whose translation MKKSLNYLFLAVAAMVFVACNQNQNSGSETASEKKSTSVSKDADHNPLLYSDECITEREVIEAQKQWGNGIVRIGKIYTDEGDYSKEAADFIQEMYGYDLSSVLFKPTLASDDQFRLSFDAALSYFVGGNDAYPEDKGFAIKPYTKVTFDNSGIINNSCRMAIAMGNYFFTATDGSETKVEYTFAYVKDKTGKLRIVAHQSSLPYKSSK comes from the coding sequence ATGAAAAAATCATTAAATTATCTATTTTTAGCTGTTGCCGCTATGGTATTTGTAGCATGCAACCAAAATCAGAACAGTGGAAGTGAAACAGCATCTGAAAAAAAATCTACAAGCGTAAGCAAAGATGCCGATCATAATCCATTATTGTACTCTGACGAATGTATAACTGAGCGAGAGGTTATAGAAGCCCAGAAACAATGGGGCAATGGTATTGTTAGAATTGGAAAGATATACACCGACGAAGGTGATTACTCTAAGGAAGCGGCAGATTTTATTCAGGAAATGTATGGCTACGATTTAAGCAGCGTATTATTTAAGCCTACTCTTGCCTCTGATGATCAGTTTAGACTAAGCTTTGATGCTGCGCTATCGTATTTTGTAGGGGGTAATGATGCATACCCAGAAGATAAAGGTTTTGCCATAAAGCCATACACCAAAGTGACTTTTGACAATAGTGGCATCATTAACAATAGCTGTCGTATGGCTATAGCTATGGGTAATTACTTTTTTACGGCAACAGATGGTAGTGAAACTAAAGTAGAATATACCTTTGCTTATGTAAAAGATAAAACGGGCAAGCTAAGAATTGTAGCACACCAGTCATCACTGCCTTATAAATCGTCCAAGTAG
- a CDS encoding DUF2490 domain-containing protein, producing the protein MRNYILTIILCLGICTTANAQAPDEDQLGAWYMYFWNTTFGESNWGLQGDYQYRDWRGLGDREQLLLRTGVTYTPKDSGVKFTLGYANITTGRYGTDIDAPVSENRIYQEALFGQTVWKKLLLTHRIRYEQRFVEEQDFRTRYRYNLFVNIPFKGTTLDKGTTYFAFYNEIFINGERQIGDGRSVQFFDRNRTYLGLGYALNNNIRFQLGWMEQTTVNWQKGQLQFSMHHTF; encoded by the coding sequence ATGAGAAACTATATTTTAACGATAATTTTATGCTTAGGAATATGTACAACAGCTAATGCCCAGGCACCTGACGAAGACCAACTGGGTGCATGGTATATGTATTTTTGGAATACTACCTTTGGTGAGTCCAACTGGGGGTTACAGGGGGATTATCAATATCGTGACTGGCGCGGGCTTGGGGATAGAGAACAACTATTACTTCGTACAGGAGTTACTTATACCCCTAAGGATTCGGGCGTGAAGTTTACTCTTGGCTATGCGAATATTACTACAGGTAGATACGGAACTGATATTGATGCACCAGTTTCTGAAAACAGGATTTATCAGGAAGCATTATTTGGACAAACGGTATGGAAAAAACTCTTACTAACCCACCGAATAAGGTATGAACAACGGTTTGTTGAAGAGCAAGATTTTAGAACGCGTTACCGCTATAATCTTTTTGTAAATATTCCGTTTAAAGGAACAACGTTAGACAAGGGCACTACTTATTTTGCCTTTTATAATGAAATTTTTATCAACGGAGAACGTCAAATAGGCGACGGACGGAGTGTCCAGTTTTTTGACCGTAACCGTACTTATTTAGGACTAGGGTATGCATTAAATAACAACATCAGGTTTCAATTGGGGTGGATGGAGCAAACTACTGTAAACTGGCAAAAAGGTCAGTTACAATTTAGCATGCATCATACTTTTTAA
- a CDS encoding Lrp/AsnC family transcriptional regulator translates to MNLDATDKKLLMLLQQDSRRTTKELSLKLNLSVTAVYERVKKLEREGIISNYVALLNHKKVEKSFGVFCHIKLVQHTKEYLTKFEHEVKKLDEVLECYHVSGDYDYILKIYVEDMEAYREFMVTKLTTLQHIGSTHSIFIIKEVKNTNVVVV, encoded by the coding sequence ATGAATTTAGATGCTACCGATAAGAAATTATTAATGCTATTGCAGCAGGATAGTAGGCGCACTACTAAGGAGTTATCTTTAAAGTTAAACCTATCGGTTACGGCTGTTTACGAGCGCGTTAAAAAACTAGAACGCGAGGGTATTATTAGTAACTATGTTGCTTTATTGAACCATAAAAAAGTAGAAAAGTCGTTTGGTGTATTTTGTCATATAAAACTCGTACAGCATACTAAGGAATACCTTACTAAATTTGAACATGAGGTAAAAAAACTAGACGAAGTTTTGGAGTGTTACCACGTAAGTGGCGATTATGACTATATTCTTAAAATATACGTTGAGGATATGGAAGCCTACAGAGAGTTTATGGTAACCAAACTAACTACTTTACAACACATAGGCAGTACGCACAGTATATTTATAATAAAAGAGGTTAAGAACACTAATGTAGTGGTAGTATAG
- a CDS encoding aminotransferase class I/II-fold pyridoxal phosphate-dependent enzyme encodes MKFNPADNIQDLQYFGEFGGVNPSISDSSTYTFLSAKTMFDTFEGNAEGCYLYSRHSSPSNLYLGEALAAMEGTETANVAASGMGAITPVLLQFCGAGNHIVSSRTIYGGTYAFMKNFLPRLNINTAFVDITKLDVVEAAITPNTKVLYCETVSNPLLEVADIEGLSKIAKKHNLKLVVDNTFSPLSVSPAKMGADVVIHSLTKFINGSSDTVGGVVCGTQEFIDSLRNVNDGASMLLGSTMDSLRASSILKNLRTLHIRIKQHSHNAQYLAERFEKDGITTVYPGLTSHPSHELYKGMINPEYGFGGMLTIDVGSLDKANELMELMQNRNLGYLAVSLGFYKTLFSAPGSSTSSEIPEDEQKEMGLTDGLIRFSIGLDNDIERTYTMMIDCIKELGIL; translated from the coding sequence ATGAAATTCAATCCAGCAGATAATATTCAGGATTTGCAATATTTTGGTGAATTCGGTGGCGTTAACCCATCCATTTCCGATTCTTCTACCTATACCTTTTTATCAGCAAAAACAATGTTTGATACTTTTGAGGGTAATGCCGAAGGATGTTACTTATACTCACGCCACTCATCGCCAAGTAATTTATATTTAGGTGAAGCACTTGCTGCTATGGAAGGTACCGAAACTGCCAATGTAGCTGCATCGGGTATGGGGGCTATAACACCTGTATTATTACAGTTTTGTGGTGCAGGCAACCATATTGTATCTAGCCGTACTATATATGGGGGTACATATGCGTTTATGAAGAACTTTTTACCCCGATTGAATATTAATACCGCTTTTGTAGATATTACAAAGCTTGATGTAGTAGAGGCTGCTATTACGCCTAACACTAAAGTGCTATACTGCGAAACCGTAAGTAACCCACTATTGGAGGTTGCTGATATTGAAGGGTTATCTAAAATTGCTAAAAAGCATAACTTAAAACTGGTAGTAGATAATACATTTTCTCCGCTATCAGTATCGCCAGCAAAAATGGGTGCCGATGTGGTAATACACAGCTTAACCAAATTTATTAACGGTAGTAGCGATACTGTTGGTGGCGTTGTATGTGGTACCCAAGAGTTTATCGATTCATTACGAAATGTAAACGACGGGGCGAGTATGCTATTGGGTTCTACAATGGATAGCCTACGTGCATCGAGCATACTTAAAAACTTACGTACGCTACACATCAGAATTAAACAACATAGCCATAATGCCCAATACCTTGCAGAACGTTTTGAAAAAGATGGTATTACAACCGTTTACCCAGGACTTACAAGTCACCCAAGCCACGAGTTGTATAAAGGCATGATTAATCCCGAATACGGCTTTGGTGGTATGCTTACCATAGATGTAGGCTCGTTAGATAAGGCAAATGAACTTATGGAGTTAATGCAAAACCGCAATTTAGGTTACCTTGCTGTAAGTTTAGGTTTTTACAAAACATTATTTAGTGCGCCAGGTAGCTCAACATCGAGCGAGATACCCGAAGATGAGCAAAAAGAAATGGGATTAACCGATGGTCTTATCCGTTTCTCTATAGGTTTGGATAACGATATTGAAAGAACCTATACTATGATGATAGATTGTATTAAAGAGCTTGGAATACTTTAA
- a CDS encoding DUF6920 family protein: MRIALIITIGIHGIIHLLGFLKAFNLYEFNGISQPISEPFGIMWLLACILFIISSFLILINSNYWWITGIVGVILSQFLILNYWSDAKFGTIVNIIVLVAILLTYSAFMFKKKVNAEAVKMFENSVETEKSIVTKQMIQNLPTIVQKWLVSSGTVGKEIIYNIYLEQDLQMLMKPEQKDWNNGKAKQYFTTKSPAFNWSVNLKVNSLLNIVGRDKFENGKGEMIIKLFSLFSMANTKNNEKINQAALQRYLAEIVWFPSFALSPYITWETIDEKSTKATMKYKETKGSGIFCFDENGTFKKFIAMRYKDVNDTKATEWKVTATKTEERNGIKIPVELTAEWKLKNSSWTWLKVKITDIKYNVQKMPIADE; the protein is encoded by the coding sequence ATGCGAATAGCTTTAATAATTACAATTGGAATACACGGAATTATCCATTTATTAGGATTTCTAAAAGCATTTAATCTATACGAATTTAATGGCATTTCACAGCCGATTTCTGAACCATTCGGAATAATGTGGTTGCTGGCTTGTATTTTGTTTATTATTTCCTCTTTTCTTATACTAATCAATTCCAATTATTGGTGGATAACTGGAATTGTAGGTGTAATTCTTTCACAGTTTTTAATCCTGAATTATTGGAGTGATGCCAAATTCGGAACAATCGTAAATATAATTGTTCTTGTAGCAATATTACTTACATATTCAGCTTTTATGTTTAAGAAAAAAGTGAATGCTGAAGCAGTAAAAATGTTTGAAAATTCTGTTGAAACAGAAAAAAGTATCGTTACAAAACAAATGATTCAGAATTTGCCAACCATAGTCCAAAAATGGTTAGTAAGTAGCGGTACAGTTGGAAAAGAAATCATTTATAATATTTATTTAGAACAAGACTTACAAATGTTGATGAAACCAGAGCAAAAAGACTGGAATAATGGCAAAGCCAAACAATATTTCACAACAAAATCACCTGCCTTCAATTGGTCAGTCAACCTAAAAGTGAACTCATTATTAAATATAGTAGGGAGAGATAAATTTGAAAATGGAAAAGGAGAAATGATAATTAAGCTATTTTCACTCTTTTCAATGGCAAATACAAAAAATAATGAAAAAATAAATCAGGCAGCATTACAACGATATTTGGCAGAAATAGTTTGGTTTCCTTCTTTCGCATTAAGCCCTTATATTACTTGGGAAACAATTGATGAAAAATCTACCAAAGCAACCATGAAATATAAGGAAACTAAAGGCTCGGGCATTTTCTGCTTTGATGAAAATGGTACCTTTAAAAAATTTATAGCAATGCGCTATAAAGATGTGAACGATACCAAAGCTACAGAATGGAAAGTAACTGCTACCAAGACTGAGGAACGGAATGGTATAAAAATACCTGTGGAGTTAACAGCAGAATGGAAATTAAAGAATAGTAGTTGGACTTGGTTAAAAGTAAAAATAACAGACATTAAATACAATGTACAAAAAATGCCAATAGCTGATGAATAG
- a CDS encoding S9 family peptidase, which yields MRKLLVLFLLTSIAATAQRNLTIQEATYGQYQAFAVKSLVSPQWQPNSNTVTYLNSTYSALMQRSENNNWEESTMLTKQDLMTALNSKFPEEQFMMQIFPYGYTWSNENTFLFDVAGKNGKYTVFFDVNTKQVTNAIITTPEAEQQALSPNNKHVAVLNGNNIIITSGNGKNVTVTNDADAGIVNGSDYTHRQEFGINKGMWWSPDSNKLLYYRKDETMVDNYPLVNFGERIAANKNVKYPMAGLKSEEVTLVVHDVATNKKTTLKTDGPKEQFLTTVTWSPNGKFIFVGVLNREQNHLKLNKYDATTGNFVKTLFEEKATTYVEPLHNLTFVPNKNDEFLYRTEKEGYEQLYLYNTDGKLLEKLGYNDVVVTEFLGFDTKAKNVFYMGTANNGLDRQLYKVSLKNGKTEQITTPSGVHNIALNSNATFALNSYSNTTTPNNVSIINLKNNKTTPLFSADNPYTGKTVLPKMELVTVTAADGKTPLNGRLIYPADFDASKKYPVMVYVYGGPHAQLITNSWLGGASLFDYYMAQKGYVVFTLDNRGSDARGRDFEHVIHRQLGQTEMADQIKGIDFLKSKSFVDKDKIGVYGWSFGGFMTTSLMTTYPETFKVGVAGGPVIDWKFYEIMYGERYMDMPQENPEGYAKTSLIDKAKNLEGRLLMIHGAQDNVVVQQHSMEFIQACIEAGKQIDYFLYPTHEHNVGGRDRFHLNQKIADYFDTYL from the coding sequence ATGAGAAAACTATTAGTCTTATTCCTGCTAACCAGTATAGCAGCAACTGCACAACGCAACCTTACCATACAAGAGGCCACTTATGGGCAATACCAAGCATTTGCCGTTAAAAGCCTCGTATCGCCACAATGGCAACCCAATAGTAATACCGTAACGTATTTAAACAGTACATATAGCGCATTAATGCAGCGCAGCGAAAACAACAATTGGGAAGAAAGTACCATGCTTACTAAGCAAGATTTAATGACGGCTTTAAACAGTAAATTTCCTGAGGAGCAATTTATGATGCAAATTTTCCCGTATGGTTATACATGGAGCAACGAGAATACTTTTTTGTTTGATGTAGCTGGAAAAAACGGGAAATATACTGTATTTTTTGATGTAAATACAAAACAAGTTACCAACGCAATAATTACTACCCCAGAAGCCGAGCAACAAGCCTTATCGCCAAACAATAAACATGTTGCTGTATTAAACGGTAATAATATAATTATAACTTCGGGTAATGGTAAAAACGTTACCGTTACTAACGATGCTGATGCCGGTATTGTAAATGGTAGCGATTATACCCACCGCCAAGAATTTGGTATTAATAAAGGCATGTGGTGGAGCCCAGATAGCAATAAACTACTATACTACCGCAAAGACGAAACCATGGTAGATAATTACCCGCTAGTAAACTTTGGCGAACGTATAGCAGCCAATAAAAACGTTAAATACCCTATGGCAGGGTTAAAAAGCGAAGAAGTAACATTAGTAGTGCATGATGTTGCTACAAATAAAAAAACGACATTAAAAACAGATGGGCCTAAAGAGCAGTTTCTTACTACAGTAACATGGTCGCCCAATGGTAAATTTATTTTCGTAGGCGTTTTAAACAGAGAGCAAAATCATCTTAAATTAAACAAATATGATGCTACTACAGGAAACTTTGTAAAAACACTATTCGAAGAAAAAGCAACTACTTACGTAGAGCCTTTACACAACCTAACCTTTGTGCCTAATAAAAATGATGAATTTTTATACCGTACCGAAAAAGAGGGTTATGAGCAATTGTACTTATATAATACCGATGGAAAATTGCTAGAAAAACTAGGCTATAATGATGTTGTTGTTACTGAGTTTTTAGGTTTTGATACTAAAGCTAAAAATGTTTTTTATATGGGTACAGCAAATAATGGTTTGGACAGACAGTTATATAAGGTTAGCTTAAAAAATGGTAAAACAGAGCAAATTACTACACCATCGGGTGTACATAATATTGCATTAAACAGTAATGCTACATTTGCCCTAAATAGTTACAGCAATACTACAACACCAAATAATGTTAGTATTATAAACCTAAAAAATAATAAAACAACTCCCCTATTTAGTGCCGATAACCCGTATACAGGTAAAACAGTTTTACCAAAAATGGAATTGGTAACCGTAACGGCTGCCGATGGTAAAACACCATTAAACGGTAGGCTTATATATCCTGCTGACTTCGATGCTTCTAAAAAATACCCTGTAATGGTATATGTGTATGGCGGACCACATGCACAGCTCATTACCAATAGTTGGTTGGGCGGAGCATCGTTATTTGATTATTATATGGCGCAAAAAGGCTATGTTGTATTTACATTAGATAACAGAGGTAGCGATGCGCGCGGACGTGATTTTGAACATGTAATACACCGACAGTTGGGACAAACAGAGATGGCAGACCAAATAAAGGGTATCGACTTCTTAAAATCGAAATCATTTGTAGATAAAGATAAAATTGGTGTGTATGGCTGGAGTTTTGGCGGTTTTATGACAACTTCGTTAATGACGACATATCCTGAAACTTTTAAAGTAGGTGTTGCTGGTGGTCCTGTTATTGACTGGAAGTTTTACGAAATAATGTATGGCGAACGTTATATGGATATGCCACAGGAAAATCCTGAAGGTTATGCTAAAACAAGCCTTATTGATAAAGCTAAAAATCTGGAAGGACGATTATTAATGATACATGGCGCACAAGACAATGTAGTGGTACAACAGCATAGTATGGAGTTTATACAGGCGTGTATTGAAGCAGGTAAACAAATAGACTACTTTTTGTACCCTACCCACGAGCATAATGTGGGCGGCAGAGACCGTTTTCATTTAAATCAGAAAATCGCCGATTATTTTGATACGTATTTATAA
- a CDS encoding PadR family transcriptional regulator has protein sequence MYNKELTKGTLQPIILKLISESDKMYGYEITQKVKELTKGKIDISEGALYPILHKMEADKVLDTEKVYIGKRVRKYYKITQSGKKVALEITNELNDFIGTLSLIFNDKKLVK, from the coding sequence ATGTATAATAAAGAACTCACCAAAGGAACATTGCAGCCTATTATTTTAAAGCTTATTAGTGAGAGCGATAAGATGTATGGCTACGAGATTACACAAAAAGTAAAAGAGCTTACCAAGGGTAAAATAGATATCTCCGAGGGAGCACTCTACCCCATTCTGCATAAGATGGAAGCCGATAAAGTGCTGGATACTGAAAAGGTTTATATTGGTAAACGGGTACGGAAATATTATAAAATAACCCAATCGGGCAAAAAGGTCGCGTTAGAAATTACTAACGAGCTGAATGATTTTATAGGTACGCTCTCTCTTATTTTTAACGATAAAAAACTAGTAAAATGA
- a CDS encoding THUMP domain-containing class I SAM-dependent RNA methyltransferase: protein MENFKMIAKTLFGFEDLLAKELQVLGAQEVEKGVRMVSFKGDKGFMYKANLALRTALKILKPIYYFRAYNENSLYKGIQGINWSDYMDVNQSFVIDVTLHSDHFNHSQFIALKTKDAIVDQFRNKFGKRPSIDKDFPDLRINVHIHNDQCSVALDTSGNSLHQRGYRTATNIAPINEVLAAGMLLHSGWDGQGDFLDPMCGSGTILAEAAMIACNIPPNLNRKEFAFEKWADWDNDLFEAIIDSLMKKVREFHYTIKGYDKAPSAVEKARDNIRNANLDDYITIARENFFDTEKDTQGPLHIVFNPPYGERLDIDMERFYREIGDTLKQGYPGTNAWFITANLEALKFVGLRPSRKIKLFNGKLESRLVKYEMYEGSKKAKFQQTAP, encoded by the coding sequence ATGGAAAATTTTAAAATGATTGCCAAAACCTTATTTGGTTTTGAAGATTTACTAGCAAAAGAACTGCAAGTACTGGGCGCACAGGAAGTAGAAAAAGGCGTGCGTATGGTGAGCTTTAAAGGCGATAAAGGTTTTATGTACAAAGCTAACCTTGCTTTGCGTACAGCCCTAAAAATATTAAAACCAATTTACTATTTTAGAGCGTATAACGAAAATAGTTTATACAAAGGCATACAGGGGATAAATTGGTCTGATTATATGGATGTAAACCAATCCTTTGTAATAGATGTAACCTTACATTCTGACCATTTTAACCACTCGCAATTTATAGCTTTAAAAACTAAAGATGCTATTGTAGACCAGTTTAGAAATAAGTTTGGCAAACGCCCTAGTATTGATAAAGATTTTCCAGACTTGCGTATTAATGTGCATATTCATAACGATCAATGCTCTGTAGCGTTAGATACTTCGGGGAATTCGTTACACCAACGTGGGTATCGTACCGCTACCAACATAGCCCCAATTAACGAGGTGCTTGCTGCAGGTATGTTATTGCATAGTGGTTGGGACGGACAGGGCGATTTTTTGGATCCCATGTGTGGTAGTGGTACAATACTGGCTGAGGCTGCTATGATAGCCTGTAATATACCACCTAATTTAAACCGAAAGGAATTTGCTTTTGAAAAATGGGCAGATTGGGATAATGACTTGTTTGAAGCAATTATTGACTCGTTAATGAAAAAAGTACGCGAGTTCCATTATACTATAAAAGGGTACGATAAAGCACCATCGGCAGTAGAGAAGGCACGTGATAATATACGAAATGCTAATCTGGACGATTATATTACTATAGCACGCGAAAACTTTTTTGATACCGAGAAAGATACGCAAGGACCTTTACATATTGTATTTAATCCGCCCTATGGCGAACGTTTGGATATTGATATGGAACGTTTTTACAGAGAAATAGGCGATACCTTAAAGCAAGGCTACCCTGGTACTAATGCTTGGTTTATAACGGCAAACCTAGAGGCATTAAAGTTTGTAGGGCTACGTCCGTCCCGAAAAATAAAACTGTTTAATGGTAAATTAGAGTCCAGATTAGTAAAATACGAAATGTACGAAGGGAGTAAGAAAGCTAAATTCCAGCAAACAGCACCTTAA
- a CDS encoding peroxiredoxin, with protein sequence MSLVGKKFPNITVDAISDMGDNLSINVYEEAVNNKKKVLLFWYPKDFTFVCPTELHAFQEALGEFEKRNTMVIGASCDTNEVHFAWLNTAKDNGGIEGVTYPILADTTRNLSNILGILDIESSSYDEDNDSVIISGSNVTYRATYLIDETGKIFHESVNDMPLGRNVNEYLRLIDAYTHVQEKGEVCPANWEEGKEAMTADRKGVASYLSSN encoded by the coding sequence ATGTCATTAGTAGGAAAAAAATTCCCAAACATTACCGTAGATGCTATCTCTGATATGGGAGATAACCTTTCAATTAACGTTTACGAAGAAGCTGTAAACAACAAGAAAAAAGTATTGTTATTCTGGTATCCTAAAGATTTTACTTTTGTTTGTCCTACCGAGCTTCATGCCTTTCAAGAAGCTTTAGGTGAGTTCGAAAAAAGAAACACTATGGTAATTGGTGCCTCTTGCGATACCAACGAGGTACACTTTGCATGGTTAAACACTGCTAAAGATAATGGCGGTATAGAGGGCGTTACGTACCCAATACTTGCTGATACGACCAGAAACCTATCGAACATTTTAGGTATTTTAGATATCGAATCGTCAAGCTACGATGAGGATAACGACTCTGTTATCATCTCTGGTTCTAATGTTACGTACCGTGCTACGTATTTAATAGACGAAACAGGTAAAATATTCCACGAAAGTGTAAACGATATGCCATTAGGTAGAAACGTAAACGAGTACCTACGCCTTATTGATGCCTATACGCACGTACAGGAAAAAGGTGAGGTTTGCCCAGCAAACTGGGAAGAAGGTAAAGAAGCTATGACTGCCGACAGAAAAGGTGTTGCTTCGTACCTAAGCAGTAACTAA
- a CDS encoding thioredoxin family protein, with amino-acid sequence MLQELEKDNLSEIVNQEDTVVVQYSAGWCGNCRIMKPKFKKMAAAHENVTFVIADAENFPESRKLAKVDNLPTFAAFKNGNLVNQVQTNKLEILSNLVDEVTSN; translated from the coding sequence ATGTTACAGGAACTTGAAAAAGATAATCTTTCAGAAATTGTTAACCAAGAAGATACAGTAGTAGTACAATACTCTGCTGGATGGTGCGGTAACTGTAGGATAATGAAGCCTAAATTTAAAAAAATGGCAGCAGCACATGAGAATGTAACATTTGTTATAGCTGATGCTGAGAACTTTCCAGAATCTCGAAAATTGGCTAAGGTAGATAACCTACCTACGTTTGCTGCCTTTAAAAACGGCAACTTGGTTAACCAAGTACAAACCAACAAACTTGAAATTTTAAGCAATTTAGTTGATGAAGTTACCAGTAATTAA
- a CDS encoding DUF6952 family protein has translation MKLPVIKHLTDFIAENDQDYVVETIEVLEALTEVSLLKDEELDVIGELISNMYGALEVNKMMKDGMSKKDAVNTFMQRVLGAIDKN, from the coding sequence ATGAAGTTACCAGTAATTAAGCATTTAACTGATTTTATAGCAGAAAACGATCAGGACTACGTAGTAGAAACGATTGAGGTGCTAGAGGCGTTAACCGAAGTATCTTTGTTAAAAGATGAAGAACTAGATGTTATTGGCGAATTAATATCGAATATGTACGGCGCGCTTGAGGTTAACAAGATGATGAAAGATGGTATGAGCAAAAAGGATGCGGTTAATACTTTTATGCAGCGCGTTCTTGGCGCAATAGATAAGAATTAG